The genomic window TAATAGCTGCAATTCAATAGGTTCAAGTTCGGTTAATTCAATAGAGTTTCCGGTATATTGCAATTGGATAAATTGTTCTACCGGCGTATTTGTTTTTAAATTGTGTAATTTTTTGGTATCTTTACTTTGCGGAAAATTAGGTTTGTATGTCTTTTTATCACCCGGGTAATAGTAATTTATAGCCCAAAATTTATTTTCACCGTTCAAATCTGTAGCATCCGTTATTCGATATTCAATGTGAGGAAACGGGATATTTTCCAGCAGTTGTAAATTGTGGTCAAAAACATGGGCAATCGGGGAAGGATTGATATTCATGCCATTTCCCTCAAAAATTGTGATAACTCTATCCTGCGTAACCAAAACAGTTTCATCCGAAGCATTTGGAATTTGCTGTTGCAAAGGAATTTGAGCAAGGCTACTCATATCCATCGTTATAATGTTTTCCGCTCCGTTGATCTCTCCGCTGATAAGATAACCCCGCATAGAATCAGGAGATGCTTCAATAGTGAGAAAAATCTTGTTCCCCCAAATACCGATTGCTTCAAATCCTTCATAACCGGGAATACTATCTTTTAATCCCGGAGCAAAAAATTCAAATTCTTCTGGTGTGATTGGGGTCCGATCTACGTGGTTGACATATTCGGAAATAATGTTTCGCTCAATAGAAAAAAGTTTTCCATCACTTTCACCGGCAAATCTGTCCGGATATTGAGGAAGTAAAATAAGATAATTCCCAAACCAGACCAAGCCCGAAATCTCAGCATCTCTATGAGAAATCGGTCCGGCAAGTTGAATTTCTTGTACTGCTACAGTCTGCGGTTCCGCCTGTCCATTATTCGAAGTTGTGTTCGCACAACCGGAAAGAATAAACAAAACTGAAATGAACAATAGTAAATATTTTTTTTCATTCATAATTTTTACTCCAATCGTTATTGAGCGTCATTGGTGTTGTTGAAATATTTTTTTTATCAATCTTTGTCAATCACTTTGGAAAATTTTGATTTAAAATCCAATATATTTTTAAATACAAACCGAAAAATTATATGGCAAAATCATTAATACACAATTTTCACTGTTCTATTTATCTCTTCATTGGAAAGCCTAATAATTTTTCCATCCAAAAAACGTATTTTTATGTCAACATTATGCTTACTGGGAAATCCAAAAAACTGGGTCTGACTATGTTGAGATGTAGTTCCCTTTCCGCCTTCTATTTCGCGAATCTGAGTTAATTCATTTTGACCAACCTCCACTCGTGTGCCAATTATTGGTGTTTTCCCATTCGGATATAAAACCTGAATTTTTAACCAATTTGCAATTTCCGTATCGTTTCTAAAAAGATGAATTCCATCGTTACTACAAACGAGAAGGTCCGGGTCACCATCATTATCAAAGTCCGAAAAAGCTGCTCCCCAAGAGTTAAAAGTTCTAACACCCGAAAAATACGTAATATCTGTAAAGGTTTTATCCCCGTTATTCAAGTAGAGATAACTTCTCCGATTTGGATAAATGGAGGTAATGAATAAATCAAGAAAACCATCACCGTTTACATCACACCAAGACGGATCGCTGTGGCATTCATCGTATGAAATTCCTGCATTTTCCCGGATATTATAAAATCTTTTTTCCTTAATTTTATTCTCATAAAGCATTGTCATGTCTGAGAAATCAATATAACGCGGATGAGCAAGATTCGCACAAATCAGATCCAAATCACCGTCATTATCGAAATCCCCCCACTCCGAACCAATCGTATGTCCATACCAGCCATCAGTATATTTTCCCTCTACTCCAATTTCTTTTGCAACATTAGAAAAAAATTTTCCTTTATAATTTTGCCAAAGAAAATTTTTGTCCAAGCGATAATTAGATACAAAAATATCAAGAAAACCATCGTTGTTAAAATCTCCCCAATTAACTCCCCTACCTGCTTGATTTTCTCCAAAAGGAGGAATTATTTTTTGCTGAGTTGTAACATCCTCAAAATATCCGCCTTTTTTATTCAAGTAGAGAAAATCTTGTTCACCGTCAATTTTTCCCCATTTCTCATAATTTGCCACGCATAGATCCGGATACAAATCGCTATTGAAATCACCCCAAGCAGCTCCTTCCGTTTGCAATGTGTCTGCAAGGGGCGTGTCAATCGTAATATCCAAAAATGAGCCTTCCCCGATATTTTTCCAAAGAATATCATCCTTGTTTGAATTTGAAGATGTAGAAAAAATATCAAGAAAACCATCTCGATCAAAATCAGCCCAGACCCCACCATTGGTTTTCCCTTTATCCAATCCGGAAATTTTACTCACATCCGAAAAAGTTCCATCAGTATTGTTTTTGAGCAAAACATTTCCGTTTAAAAGCAAATCATCAAATCCGTCATTATTATAATCTCCCCAGGCGATTCGTGCTTTTTTGTATTCTGATAATCCCGCCTCTGCTGTAATATCTATAAAAAGTGGCGGTTGATAAAAATCTCCATATCGATAATTACCCCACAAGCAAGCGAACTCTCTGAACTCGTCCCCATTTTCGGAGAATTCGAGATAAATTTTCTGTAAAAGAGAATCCGCTTTGGGCGTCCAGTGATTTCTTTCATCACCCTTTACTACAGCATCAAGCAAAAAGGTAAAGGCTCTTGCTTTGTTGTCCAGAGCATACTCGGCTTTTCCGAAAATGAACAACAATCGTGTGCTGAGTTTCAAGTCTCCAATTTTTCGAGCAAGATCGTGAACCTTTTCATATTGTTCCTCTTTATA from Candidatus Cloacimonadota bacterium includes these protein-coding regions:
- a CDS encoding CRTAC1 family protein — encoded protein: MEKIQNLIENHKFTKAQKEAEQYIKSYPQKLIGYELFSGILNQIETPETEISTYKFHFINDLSESNMPDSLVLQVKYIFQTSEPDSINKELADSIIIKYPHCQIANYSAQEKIFEIVVERNDSVRVVDLNKFIKKFPENKWTALAWKYLLYSYKEIGEKSKLDSVLNKVKKEYPHSPKMINLVASYYAKSGIELEYYMNELEKIIAQIDSSHQNEYFNFFTNKSKDELLIDYYFTLSNILYKEEQYEKVHDLARKIGDLKLSTRLLFIFGKAEYALDNKARAFTFLLDAVVKGDERNHWTPKADSLLQKIYLEFSENGDEFREFACLWGNYRYGDFYQPPLFIDITAEAGLSEYKKARIAWGDYNNDGFDDLLLNGNVLLKNNTDGTFSDVSKISGLDKGKTNGGVWADFDRDGFLDIFSTSSNSNKDDILWKNIGEGSFLDITIDTPLADTLQTEGAAWGDFNSDLYPDLCVANYEKWGKIDGEQDFLYLNKKGGYFEDVTTQQKIIPPFGENQAGRGVNWGDFNNDGFLDIFVSNYRLDKNFLWQNYKGKFFSNVAKEIGVEGKYTDGWYGHTIGSEWGDFDNDGDLDLICANLAHPRYIDFSDMTMLYENKIKEKRFYNIRENAGISYDECHSDPSWCDVNGDGFLDLFITSIYPNRRSYLYLNNGDKTFTDITYFSGVRTFNSWGAAFSDFDNDGDPDLLVCSNDGIHLFRNDTEIANWLKIQVLYPNGKTPIIGTRVEVGQNELTQIREIEGGKGTTSQHSQTQFFGFPSKHNVDIKIRFLDGKIIRLSNEEINRTVKIVY